The Parvibaculum sp. DNA segment CGCCGTCGGTCGGCGAATTGTCGTCGTTGCCGAACCAGACGCCGGCCGTCTCGTTGCCTGTGTAGCCGATGAACCAGGCGTCGCGATTGTCCTGGCTGGTACCGGTCTTGCCGGCGGCAAGACGGCCGCCGATCTGCGCGGCGCGTCCGGTGCCTTCGGTCATCACGTTGTAGAGCATGTAAGTCATGTCGTGGGCATGTTCGGGCTTGGTCGCCTGAACGGATTCGGGCGTGTGCGAAAAGACCGAGTCGCCGTTCTCGGCGACGATTTCGACAATGCCGTAAGGGGGCGAGCGGCGGCCCTCATTGCCGAAGACCGAATAGGCCGACGTCAATTCCAGCAGCGTCACCTCGGAACTGCCCAGCACGACGGAAAGATTGCGCGGCAGCGGCCGTTCGAGCCCGAGGCGTCGCGCGACGGCGCCGATCCTGTCGAGGCCGACCTTGTCGCCGACCTGCACGGCAATGGTGTTGACCGAATGCGCAAGCGCCGTGGCGAGGCTGACCGTGCCCCAGTCTCGCGCCGCGACATTGCGGGGCACCCAGCCGCCCATCGACACCGGTTCGTCCGTAACCGGACTGTCCGGCGTGTAGCCCGCCTCGAGCGCGGCGAGATAGACGATCGGCTTGAAGGCGGAGCCGGGCTGGCGCAGCGCCTGCGACGCGCGGTTGAACTGGCTTTCGAGATAGGACCTGCCGCCGACCATCGCGAGCACGGCACCGTCGGCACCGAGCGCGACAAGCGCACCTTGCGACAGGCGGCGTGCCTCGCCATTGTCGGCGAGCGCCTTTTCGATGGCGGCGGTGGCAGCCTTCTGGCGGCGCGGATCGAGCGTTGTGCGAACGGTATAGCGACCGGTCGTGCCGGGCATCGCGGCGGCGACCTGGCCTGCGACCCAGTCGACGAAATATTCTTGCCCCTCGGCCTGGGCGCGAACGACGACATCGGCCGGGTTGGCGCGCGCACCGGCGACTTCCTGCGCGGTGAGCGTGCCGGACGCAACCAGCCGGTCCAGAACCTGGCCGGCGCGGGCGCGGGCCCGTTCGAGATCGTTGCTGGGCGAAAAGCGGCTCGGCGCCTTCGGCAGCCCGGCGAGGATGGCCGCCTCCGGCAGCGACACATCGCGCACCGACTTGCCGAAATAGTAGCGGGCGGCCGCGTCCATGCCGTAGTTTCCGGCGCCCATATAGATGCGATTGAGATAGAGCGTCAGGATTTCGTCCTTGGACAGATTGTTTTCGAGCCAGAGCGTGATCAGCGCCTCCTGCGCCTTGCGCATAACGGTGCGGCTGTTGTCGAGATAGAGGTTCTTGGCGACCTGTTGCGTGATGGTCGAACCGCCTTCCACGAATTCGAACGCCTTGAGGTT contains these protein-coding regions:
- a CDS encoding PBP1A family penicillin-binding protein → MSQDDDDPYPMRAQQHRAPSHDLPEPPDPEDERSRAARRYRPGFLATLSFVLTAFVVGAFLLVSQTLPDLQRAIEAGPDESLMLTVLDAEGNEIGSRGKRTTPTVPLGEMPPYLIMAVLATEDRRFYEHRGFDPRGIARAMWSNLKAFEFVEGGSTITQQVAKNLYLDNSRTVMRKAQEALITLWLENNLSKDEILTLYLNRIYMGAGNYGMDAAARYYFGKSVRDVSLPEAAILAGLPKAPSRFSPSNDLERARARAGQVLDRLVASGTLTAQEVAGARANPADVVVRAQAEGQEYFVDWVAGQVAAAMPGTTGRYTVRTTLDPRRQKAATAAIEKALADNGEARRLSQGALVALGADGAVLAMVGGRSYLESQFNRASQALRQPGSAFKPIVYLAALEAGYTPDSPVTDEPVSMGGWVPRNVAARDWGTVSLATALAHSVNTIAVQVGDKVGLDRIGAVARRLGLERPLPRNLSVVLGSSEVTLLELTSAYSVFGNEGRRSPPYGIVEIVAENGDSVFSHTPESVQATKPEHAHDMTYMLYNVMTEGTGRAAQIGGRLAAGKTGTSQDNRDAWFIGYTGNETAGVWFGNDDNSPTDGAAGGNVAATAWQSYMSAAQAGQPPAPLPGAVRYRDATIRTATGAPSGFFAELSDLFSAAPKLEGRSANWGQGFRRGGETLGGPGKR